The following are encoded in a window of Plasmodium cynomolgi strain B DNA, chromosome 4, whole genome shotgun sequence genomic DNA:
- a CDS encoding Pv-fam-b protein (putative), with translation MNSAAATSQPRTSRLLIAEIDTEFESLRDLEFNLWKNKERNRADQSDVETAYEESLSNDVKKVISLQGGENLSYYIVKHILEKIENKGILKCLKHEEEIEENQEQLNLLKQKILDSKMNNTEDLQKMIEGLKKINMMNKKLTKLKLMNAEVLKMIDNQKKLREDGGFVQTKLSNTASPALDGMKRISENNKTVRNPIHMPDSKNEKKKFKKHRHMDECQQDPNISKKKSKMIKFIKYYSLFSLSFVIIVSKYSLFGYVVEPIFMFAFAVASILLIFYILMKVLRYDLKSRGIRKPRFKDYMKSFIRSIK, from the coding sequence ATGAATAGCGCTGCTGCTACATCCCAACCGAGAACTAGTAGACTATTAATAGCAGAAATAGACACGGAATTTGAATCACTACGTGATTTAGAATTTAACttgtggaaaaataaagagcgAAACCGAGCAGATCAAAGTGATGTTGAAACTGCATATGAAGAATCCCTATCAAATGATGTGAAGAAAGTAATTTCATTACAAGGTGGAGAAAATTTAAGCTATTACATTGTCAAGCAtatattagaaaaaattgagaacaaaggaatattaaaatgtctgaaacatgaagaagaaatagaagaaaatCAGGAACAACTTAATCttttgaagcaaaaaatattggacagtaaaatgaataatacgGAGGATCTGCAAAAGATGATTgaaggattaaaaaaaattaatatgatgaataaaaaattaacaaaactGAAGTTAATGAACGCAGAAGTACTTAAAATGATAGATAATCAGAAGAAGTTAAGAGAAGATGGGGGTTTTGTCCAAACAAAGCTCAGTAATACTGCGTCCCCCGCTTTGGATGGTATGAAGCGTATTAGTGAAAACAACAAAACTGTACGTAACCCTATACACATGCCGGAttccaaaaatgaaaaaaaaaaatttaaaaagcacCGTCATATGGATGAATGTCAACAGGATCCAAATATTAGCAAAAAGAAATCTAagatgataaaatttataaaatactaTTCACTATTTTCCTTATCCTTTGTGATCATAGTATCCaaatattctttatttgGTTATGTTGTGGaacctatttttatgtttgcaTTTGCTGTCGCAAGTAttctgttaattttttacatcctgATGAAGGTGTTGAGATATGACCTAAAATCACGTGGCATAAGAAAACCTCGTTTCAAGGATTACATGAAAAGCTTTATAAGATCtataaaatga
- a CDS encoding Pv-fam-b protein (putative) translates to MELLMCIKTFTLILSVWICQFFHSTGLTSRTIGKERNVVDTRIDALTYRLLSQSESGDDNILVRDEGEGIKSKLRNVKNLTYLNELEEMLNLKKLQEFMNLKDLEKKFDVKKLQDLMNLTELKELKEKINLEEIKEKMNLSKLEEIVKLNELREKINLDHIKENIKSEKLEEIFKLQELKEKVNLEELKKTMKLDKLEDMKEKIKSMSLEEFIRMKELEEKLNLNERDGKIKSKYKTVKKVVLSFLKKNKFIYKKLQWMHKLVQRIDAYLENKIFKELRYIDKWENNPNIDSGIYTRIKLTSYGKLLALPFLVLLIGLICFSGKSAYVWAMLLCGLAGAMFVYLFIKTVKYELASVGISEPTMKEYYHASQYYLL, encoded by the exons ATGGAGTTACTCATGTGCATTAAAACTTTTACGCTTATCCTTTCAGTATGGATATGTCAGTTTTTCCACAGCACG gGATTGACTAGCAGAACTATTGGCAAGGAACGAAACGTTGTGGACACCCGAATCGATGCGTTAACCTATCGGTTGCTGTCCCAAAGTGAAAGTGGGGATGATAATATTTTAGTACGTGATGAAGGAGAGGGAATAAAAAGTAAGCTgagaaatgtgaaaaatctAACCTACCTTAACGAGCTGGAGGAAATGTTGAACCTTAAAAAGCTGCAAGAATTCATGAACCTCAAggatttggagaaaaaatttgacgTAAAAAAGTTGCAAGACTTGATGAATCTAACTGAGCTGAAAGAActgaaagagaaaataaacttggaggaaattaaagaaaaaatgaatttaagcAAATTAGAAGAAATAGTAAAATTGAATgaattaagagaaaaaataaacttggatcacattaaagaaaatataaagtCCGAGAAActtgaagaaatatttaagCTACAAGAACTGAAAGAGAAAGTAAACTtggaggaattaaaaaaaaccatGAAATTAGACAAACTAGAAgatatgaaagaaaaaattaaatcaaTGAGCTTGGAAGAATTTATTAGAATGAAAGAGCTAGAAGAGAAGCTAAATTTGAATGAACGTGATGGGAAAATTAAATCAAAATATAAGACAGTCAAAAAAGTTGTGTTAAGTTTTCTGAAgaagaataaatttatttataaaaagttACAATGGATGCATAAGCTTGTGCAAAGAATAGACGCCTATCTtgagaataaaatattcaaagaGCTCCGCTACATAGATAAGTGGGAGAACAACCCCAACATTGACTCGGGCATCTACACCAGAATAAAGCTTACCAGCTACGGTAAGTTGTTGGCATTGCCGTTTCTGGTGTTATTAATTGGGTTAATATGTTTTTCGGGTAAAAGCGCATACGTATGGGCAATGCTATTATGTGGCCTGGCTGGTGCAATGTTTGTTTATCTCTTCATTAAAACGGTAAAGTATGAACTCGCCAGCGTGGGTATATCTGAACCCACTATGAAAGAATATTACCATGCAAGCCAATATTACCTATTGTGA
- a CDS encoding liver stage antigen 3 precursor (putative), protein MINKRYNRSLFTHNEKNNQRMSNIINRTDMTTLKKCHMREKVNRFPFLFKAVSCAVLIWVAQSPGGPREHASHQSWNQQNGKLYNQPDVAFTRSLAENEDINESDFAATKNGVLENEPSDNYSYETSTGISESDDIEINKFILDQLQNEEDLSEDILKHLQKRLQGRNEGGNVEEARGEEGEESVETEGSSDVVSNIEHIEPVSNILDNVQEGEESTTSIFDHVKDNVEELDGLEGVAEQAIPIFDSVEENVEEVAEPASTPIDNVEENVEEVEEQAIPIFDNVEENMEEVAEPAIPIFDNVEENVEGTEEQAIPIFDSAQENVDVNEDLANSVFDSVAKTSEEVEEQSNDMPNNVQVEADEYIQEAVEVVQEAADEVMEEDRIQEPAELAIEEPVQIDAEEPIEEVVEEPVQIDAEEPIEEVVEESVQEAADEAKVGESAEIVAEEAGEVIIEEPAKVDTDEYIQEAVEVVQEATDEVIEDEEKIEEPLEINAEAEEVVTDEYVQEAVEVVQEAADEVREEEKIEEPLEIVAEEPVEDAREEVLQETAEEVLVEKEEVNENILNILEEIKESIIDKLEVNEEANEALLESAEKAAEEVAEEAVDTTTEADVIETVEEEAADAITEVSEEEALELSTEASEETTESVAHKTFEEDILKNLEENKEASENALEDIKEMKEEFLDYVEQRVDDNENVLVDMLQRLERSEHMNESVLEDLEEIKEDLLTNIQMAEETTEEVLDTSTESAEEVTTEEVTAEEVTAEEVTAEKVTAEENIFDVIEEIKEKVLENLEETTAESVADSVAEDADENALDVLKEVQESLLENFGQKIEANENLLANVLENIQEKVELNENVLVDVLAELKEEVVSQQETAEEVAAELVEEAAEEPAAELVEEPAVELVEEPVVEAIEEPAAEPVEEVIEDAEVEPVVETVEEAFEEPAVETIEEAVIETFEEAVVEAIEESVVEAIEESVVEAIEEPVIEPIEEHVVEIIEEVIEDAVLEPVVESVVDVIEDAAEESVVEAVEEPVVEPIEEHVVELVEEVIEDAVLEPVVESVVEVMEDAAEESVEEAAEEPNVEVAEEIAAEIEEGSAIESVEEVFEQIIEDAAQVIADESVEETAEQILEQATQAVTEEAAEAVGTVEVVTEESVAESIEDTVQEISAEPIQVTIERIVEETVESVEENIEAVEEAIKDIAEEAAEGAPELSLEEIIEDVMVGTVEEVEQEEATKEAAEETIEEAEREATKEAVEETIEDVIDEISGETIEEIVLETPEDTSDESVETVVERTVEDNLGETIETIVDDVAEETTEESEESVVDNLGLKVEEVLDVDVQDVVQEAADDVVMRVSEKESEGESGGEIGEEIGEEIGEEIGEEGEQIEPALFEVEEDIKKKVLDMLSGNVEYDEKESEKLALDLQKNLLSMFSGGVGDDEGEKEDEEGDSEKDESERDDSYKAKSDSEASLDENENRLVELTEGEESEPQLLKVEDDIKKTVMGMFPFKGELNEAESEQLALDLQKNILSMLSGNVEDHDDEEDEDEEEDEEEDEGEDEEEEEEEEEEEEEEEEEEEEHEEEKIEKPVEVVVEDVTEVGKKEAVDEVVDVVQEPEEEEKEEVEEPSVVVEDTPLVVEEPAVVVEEPAVVVEEPVITVEEPTTTVEEPTITVEEPTITVEEPTITVEELVDEDDEKEEEEDGEESEEEETEEPVQEETKESAQEEVAKELAEATKESAEGDSEESEEADEEESEEESEEESGDESAEEEREKVEGPVDEVLKEEMKKIEESVKEALGVVQEAVDKVAEEEQTEKAMGPVEEAKKDVVAEPVGVVKESEEEEESEEGESEEDQEEMKTKLKDKLLGMLSEKMKAEGKDIDKLPPEVKKNLLDMLAENMEMDDEEEEEEEEEDEEDEEEDLGNEELDLQKNLVDMLSGKGGFNPNMLGNLRNIEALQKSMPGLMGRAKGISPAEIESLKSMFSGAFDARGIKGMPQIKIPAELQSVMMPKKEEKGKPQDKQPKEKVPSKAVQEEKTKAKAILPRKNISDLFAFPKEIFSSLKNFKEAALKFSNMIGLNLETIKKHLTTVKNFLLRVDAVVDTEINNIMEQGKLPENVVHANESFLDKMKRLVNKYKIFSIPFFTGMGSFGFLALGAVTTSILSSCLTIFAVTYLVSKIDMRVNKDKNRKFYSFYLDAYKRMSYLREYFETIYRELVM, encoded by the exons atgataaataaacGTTACAACAGGAGTTTATTTACACATAATGAAAAGAATAATCAACGTATGAGTAACATTATTAACAGAACAGATATGAccactttgaaaaaatgtcacatgagggaaaaagtgaataggtttccttttttgttcaaagCGGTTTCTTGCGCCGTTTTGATATGGGTGGCGCAATCTCCTGGGGGCCCCCGTGAG CATGCCTCCCACCAATCGTGGAACCAACAGAATGGCAAGTTATACAACCAACCAGATGTAGCCTTTACAAGATCATTAgcagaaaatgaagacataAATGAATCCGATTTTGCAGCTACCAAAAATGGCGTCTTAGAAAATGAACCCAGTGATAACTACTCATATGAAACTTCCACGGGAATTTCCGAAAGTGATGATAtagaaattaataaatttatcttGGACCAGTTACAGAACGAAGAAGACTTAAGTGAAGATATTTTGAAACACCTGCAGAAGAGACTGCAAGGTAGGAACGAAGGTGGTAATGTAGAAGAAGCAcgtggagaagaaggagaggaaagcGTCGAAACAGAAGGAAGTAGTGATGTGGTTAGCAATATAGAACACATCGAACCAGTTAGCAACATATTGGATAATGtgcaggaaggagaagaatcaACTACGTCCATATTCGATCATGTGAAGGACAACGTAGAAGAGCTAGACGGATTAGAAGGAGTAGCAGAACAAGCTATTCCCATTTTCGATAGTGTAGAAGAAAATGTGGAAGAAGTAGCAGAACCTGCTTCAACCCCAATCGATAATGTAGAAGAAAATGTggaagaagtagaagaacaagctattcccattttcgataatgtagaagaaaatatgGAAGAAGTAGCAGAACCAGCTATTCCCATTTTCGATAATGTAGAAGAAAATGTGGAAGGAACAGAAGAACAGGCTATTCCCATTTTCGATAGCGCGCAAGAAAATGTGGATGTAAACGAAGATCTAGCGAATAGCGTATTTGATAGTGTAGCAAAGACTTCCGAAGAAGTTGAAGAACAAAGTAATGACATGCCAAATAATGTACAAGTGGAAGCAGATGAATATATCCAGGAAGCTGTAGAAGTTGTGCAAGAAGCTGCAGATGAGGTGATGGAGGAAGATAGAATACAAGAACCAGCCGAGTTAGCAATAGAAGAACCCGTACAGATAGATGCAGAAGAACCTATAGAGGAGGTAGTAGAAGAACCCGTACAGATAGATGCAGAAGAACCTATAGAAGAGGTAGTAGAAGAATCTGTACAAGAAGCTGCAGATGAAGCAAAAGTAGGAGAATCAGCCGAGATAGTTGCAGAGGAAGCAGGTGAGGTAATCATAGAAGAACCAGCCAAGGTAGATACAGATGAATATATCCAGGAAGCTGTAGAAGTTGTACAAGAAGCTACAGATGAGGTGATAGAAGATGAAGAGAAAATAGAAGAGCCATTAGAGATAAATGCAGAAGCTGAGGAGGTAGTTACAGATGAATATGTTCAGGAGGCTGTGGAAGTTGTGCAAGAAGCTGCAGATGAGGTgagagaggaagaaaaaatagaggaGCCCCTCGAGATAGTCGCAGAAGAACCAGTAGAGGATGCTAGAGAAGAGGTGCTGCAAGAAACTGCAGAAGAAGTACTagtagaaaaagaagaggtgaatgaaaatatattaaacatattagaagaaataaaggaaaGCATAATAGATAAATTGGAAGTAAATGAGGAAGCAAACGAAGCCCTATTAGAAAGCGCAGAAAAAGCGGCCGAGGAGGTTGCTGAAGAAGCTGTAGACACTACCACCGAAGCTGATGTAATCGAAACTGTTGAGGAAGAAGCTGCAGATGCTATTACCGAAGTtagtgaagaagaagctctAGAATTAAGTACCGAAGCCTCTGAGGAAACGACCGAGAGTGTGGCACACAAAACTTTCGAAGAAgatatattgaaaaatttagaagaaaataaagaagcaaGTGAAAACGCATTAGAagatataaaagaaatgaaggAAGAATTTTTAGACTATGTAGAACAAAGAGTAGACGACAACGAAAACGTGCTAGTGGATATGCTACAACGCTTGGAAAGAAGCGAGCACATGAATGAGAGCGTATTAGAGGAtttagaagaaataaaagaagattTGTTGACTAATATTCAAATGGCCGAGGAGACTACGGAAGAGGTGTTAGACACTTCGACAGAAAGTGCAGAAGAGGTAACCACAGAAGAGGTAACCGCAGAAGAGGTAACCGCAGAAGAGGTAACCGCAGAAAAGGTAACCGCAGAAGAAAACATTTTTGATGTtatagaagaaataaaagaaaaggtaCTAGAAAATTTGGAAGAAACGACAGCCGAAAGTGTGGCCGATAGTGTAGCCGAGGACGCGGATGAAAATGCATTAGACGTTTTAAAAGAAGTGCAGGAAAGCTTGTTAGAAAACTTTGGGCAGAAGATAGAAGCCAACGAAAATTTATTGGCAAATGTATTGGAGAATATACAAGAAAAAGTTGagttaaatgaaaatgtgtTAGTAGACGTCCTGGCGGAATTAAAGGAGGAAGTTGTAAGTCAGCAGGAAACTGCGGAAGAGGTCGCAGCAGAGTTAGTTGAGGAGGCCGCAGAAGAGCCTGCAGCAGAACTCGTAGAAGAGCCTGCAGTAGAGCTCGTAGAAGAGCCTGTAGTAGAGGCCATTGAAGAGCCTGCAGCAGAGCCCGTAGAAGAAGTCATTGAAGATGCAGAAGTAGAACCTGTAGTAGAGACCGTAGAAGAGGCCTTTGAAGAGCCTGCAGTCGAGACCATTGAAGAGGCCGTAATAGAGACCTTTGAAGAGGCAGTAGTTGAGGCCATTGAAGAGTCAGTAGTAGAGGCCATTGAAGAGTCAGTAGTAGAGGCTATTGAAGAGCCTGTAATAGAGCCCATTGAAGAGCATGTAGTAGAGATCATAGAAGAAGTTATTGAAGATGCAGTATTAGAACCTGTAGTAGAGTCTGTAGTAGATGTTATCGAAGATGCGGCCGAAGAGTCAGTAGTAGAGGCTGTTGAAGAGCCTGTAGTAGAGCCAATTGAAGAGCATGTAGTAGAGCTCGTAGAAGAAGTTATTGAAGATGCAGTATTAGAACCTGTAGTAGAGTCTGTAGTAGAGGTTATGGAAGATGCGGCCGAAGAATCTGTAGAGGAGGCTGCGGAAGAACCAAATGTTGAAGTAGCAGAAGAAATTGCGGCAGAGATTGAAGAAGGATCTGCTATAGAATCCGTGGAAGAGGTGTTTGAACAAATTATAGAAGATGCTGCACAGGTAATAGCTGACGAATCCGTAGAAGAAACCGCAGAGCAAATTTTAGAACAAGCTACACAAGCTGTAACGGAAGAAGCCGCAGAAGCTGTAGGAACTGTGGAAGTAGTAACAGAAGAATCTGTAGCGGAAAGTATTGAAGATACTGTACAGGAAATTTCAGCAGAACCTATACAGGTAACTATTGAACGTATTGTAGAAGAGACTGTAGAATCCGTCGAAGAAAACATCGAAGCTGTGGAAGAGGCTATTAAAGATATTGCAGAAGAAGCTGCGGAAGGGGCTCCAGAATTGTCTCTAGAAGAAATAATAGAAGATGTTATGGTAGGAACTGTCGAAGAGGTTGAACAAGAAGAAGCTACCAAAGAGGCAGCAGAAGAAACTATTGAAGAAGCTGAACGTGAAGCTACCAAGGAAGCAGTAGAAGAAACTATTGAAGATGTTATCGATGAAATTTCAGGAGAAACTATAGAAGAGATTGTGCTAGAAACTCCAGAAGACACTTCAGATGAGTCTGTGGAAACAGTTGTAGAACGTACTGTAGAGGATAACTTAGGAGAAACGATAGAAACCATTGTGGATGATGTTGCAGAGGAAACTACAGAAGAATCTGAAGAAAGCGTAGTAGATAATTTAGGATTAAAAGTAGAAGAGGTACTAGATGTAGATGTACAAGATGTAGTCCAGGAAGCTGCAGACGATGTAGTAATGAGAGTAAGTGAAAAAGAAAGTGAAGGAGAAAGTGGAGGGGAAATCGGAGAAGAAATCGGAGAAGAAATCGGAGAAGAAAtcggagaagaaggggaacaAATCGAGCCTGCATTGTTTGAAGTTGAAGAggacattaaaaaaaaagttttggATATGCTCTCTGGAAATGTAGAATACGATGAAAAAGAATCCGAAAAATTGGCCTTAGATCTACAAAAGAATTTGTTATCTATGTTTTCTGGAGGTGTAGGAGATGACGAAGGGGAGAAAGAGGACGAAGAAGGGGACTCGGAAAAAGACGAGTCAGAAAGAGACGATTCATATAAGGCCAAATCCGATAGTGAAGCCAGTCTggacgaaaatgaaaatagaTTAGTTGAGTTAACCGAGGGTGAAGAAAGCGAACCACAGTTGCTAAAAGTTGAAgatgatattaaaaaaaccGTGATGGGCATGTTCCCTTTTAAGGGAGAATTAAATGAAGCTGAATCAGAACAACTGGCATTAGATcttcagaaaaatatactcTCTATGCTGTCTGGAAATGTCGAGGACCacgatgatgaggaagatgaagatgaagaggaagatgaagaggaagatgaaggggaagatgaagaggaagaagaagaggaagaggaagaggaagaagaagaggaagaggaagaggaagaacatgaggaggaaaaaatagaaaaaccAGTAGAAGTCGTTGTAGAAGATGTTACGGAAGTTGGTAAAAAAGAGGCAGTAGATGAAGTAGTCGATGTTGTCCAAGAGcctgaagaggaggaaaaggaagaggtaGAAGAGCCATCCGTCGTTGTAGAAGACACCCCCCTTGTTGTGGAAGAACCTGCCGTTGTGGTAGAAGAACCTGCCGTTGTGGTAGAAGAACCTGTCATTACTGTAGAAGAACCTACCACTACTGTAGAAGAACCTACCATTACTGTAGAAGAACCTACCATTACTGTAGAAGAACCTACCATTACTGTAGAAGAACTCGTAGACGAGGATgacgaaaaggaggaagaagaggacggAGAAGAAtctgaagaggaggaaactGAAGAACCAGTACAGGAGGAAACTAAAGAATCAGCACAGGAGGAGGTAGCAAAAGAATTAGCAGAGGCCACTAAAGAATCAGCAGAGGGGGATAGCGAAGAATCTGAGGAGGCCGATGAGGAAGAGTCCGAGGAAGAATCTGAGGAGGAATCCGGCGATGAGTCCGCAGaggaggaaagggaaaaagtagAAGGACCTGTGGATGAAGTCTtgaaggaggaaatgaaaaaaatagaagagtCTGTGAAGGAGGCCCTCGGAGTTGTGCAAGAGGCAGTAGATAAAGTGGCAGAGGAGGAGCAAACGGAAAAGGCAATGGGCCCTGTAGAAGAAGCCAAAAAAGATGTAGTAGCGGAACCTGTCGGCGTTGTGAAGGAGtcggaagaggaggaagaatcagaagaaggagaatcCGAAGAGGATcaagaagaaatgaaaactAAACTGAAAGATAAGCTATTAGGTATGTTAtccgaaaaaatgaaagcggAAGGAAAAGATATAGATAAATTACCCCcagaggtgaagaaaaatctgTTAGATATGTTAGCTGAAAATATGGAAATggatgatgaggaagaagaagaagaagaagaagaagacgaggaagacgaggaagaagatCTAGGAAATGAAGAATTAGATCTACAGAAAAACCTTGTAGATATGCTTTCCGGAAAGGGAGGATTTAATCCAAATATGTTAGGAAATTTAAGAAATATAGAAGCGTTGCAGAAGAGCATGCCTGGCTTAATGGGAAGGGCCAAAGGCATATCTCCAGCTGAAATTGAATCTTTGAAGAGTATGTTCTCAGGTGCGTTCGATGCACGTGGTATTAAGGGAATgccacaaataaaaataccagCAGAATTACAATCCGTTATGATGccaaagaaggaagaaaaaggaaagcccCAAGATAAACAACCAAAAGAGAAAGTGCCAAGTAAAGCAGTACaagaggagaaaacaaaagcgAAAGCTATATTGcccagaaaaaatatatcggatttgtttgcatttccAAAGGAGATATTTAGTTCTCTTAAAAACTTCAAAGAAGCTGCATTGAAATTTTCAAACATGATTGGATTAAATCTTGAAACGATTAAAAAGCATTTAACTACAGTTAAAAACTTCCTTTTGAGAGTAGATGCAGTAGTGGATACagaaattaataatataatggaACAAGGAAAACTCCCTGAAAATGTCGTTCATGCTAATGAAAGTTTTCTGGATAAGATGAAAAGActagtaaataaatataaaatattctcCATCCCATTTTTCACTGGAATGGGTTCATTTGGATTTTTGGCGCTTGGAGCTGTTACTACGTCTATCCTATCATCTTGCTTAACAATTTTTGCCGTAACTTATTTGGTGTCGAAAATAGATATGAGGGtcaataaagataaaaacagaaaattcTACTCCTTCTATTTAGACGCGTACAAGCGTATGTCGTACTTGAGAGAGTACTTTGAAACGATTTACAGGGAGTTGGTGATGTAA
- a CDS encoding hypothetical protein (putative), whose protein sequence is MMETNSERHSNASSAASYYEGCKHVDKKGADFCKSANVGASKRGYKFERFSIPLFFVKAFVFVSFVMLLQFCLPSMSAHQSGVHTYGAPGSSGARSYYPPKARGKRILIECLKNINTTYDTLEQNIVDKIENIYEQQRRNIVSKIMAFVKKIDLILEKEIVKTLKYIDAEKDEPIKCGINFFEKIKKFFSGLKIFSTPVLGTMAALTAYYFKAQAFTAVISVGVAFLPLMSTCYLMYKIFKIRSEMSK, encoded by the exons ATGATGGAGACAAATTCTGAACGTCATTCTAATGCTTCCTCAGCTGCGTCTTATTATGAGGGCTGCAAACATGTGGATAAAAAGGGGGCTGACTTTTGTAAGTCTGCCAATGTGGGTGCTTCAAAAAGGGGTTATAAGTTTGAGAGGTTTAGTATtcccttattttttgtgaaggcCTTCGTATTTGTGAGTTTCGTCATGCTGTTGCAGTTTTGTTTGCCTAGT ATGAGTGCCCACCAAAGCGGAGTACATACCTATGGTGCCCCCGGCAGCAGCGGAGCAAGGAGCTACTACCCCCCCAAGGCAAGAGGGAAGAGAATTCTAATcgaatgtttaaaaaatataaacacgACATATGATACGTTGGAGCAGAACATAGTGGATAAgatagaaaatatttacgaaCAGCAGAGACGAAACATCGTATCAAAAATAATggcatttgtaaaaaaaatcgatttaattttggaaaaagaaattgtaaaGACGTTAAAATATATCGATGCTGAGAAGGATGAGCCTATTAAATGtggtataaattttttcgaaaaaataaaaaaattcttttccgGATTGAAGATCTTTTCTACCCCTGTGTTGGGTACCATGGCCGCCTTAACTGCCTACTATTTTAAGGCCCAAGCCTTTACCGCTGTGATTAGTGTGGGTGTAGCCTTTTTGCCCCTCATGTCTACGTGCTACTtgatgtataaaatatttaaaatacgTAGTGAGATGTCGAAATGA
- a CDS encoding RAD protein (Pv-fam-e;~putative), whose protein sequence is MNHKSARLDNVARPTTFKGSLLCLSCLFFLAHPFILAPQNLLPGIEPNRPYDIRILAEGSPSNEETQLGDANPQSVGENITHENSMQESSTQVHQIEPTNTSQQVHPTQAVLPKEKKKVCNGIPRNRLGSYKTSSPNLKNQMNKQNEEKIQSQKNNDLNNDEYNPEQSIKLTEEEVRTRLNNLKGIVSKKDMYVLWFNFHNHFVRRYYAMMEKVWMNAESFASRHNIPQENLQELWSRVYANLVTELRKKSKSCVNDFYDLFDKGECTSDVYLPFLERRKKMWTDDSNMMKFQW, encoded by the exons atgaatcacaAAAGCGCGAGGTTGGATAACGTGGCGCGCCCCACGACCTTCAAAGGATCACTTCTCTGTTTGTCCTGCCTGTTCTTCCTG GCCCACCCCTTCATCTTAGCACCCCAAAATCTGCTCCCAGGTATTGAACCCAACCGTCCTTATGACATCAGAATCTTAGCTGAGGGGAGCCCATCAAATGAGGAAACCCAACTAGGGGATGCAAATCCACAAAGCGTGGGGGAAAATATAACACATGAGAACAGCATGCAGGAAAGCAGCACACAGGTGCACCAAATCGAACCGACAAACACATCCCAACAGGTACATCCAACACAAGCGGTACTcccaaaggaaaaaaaaaaagtctgtAATGGAATCCCAAGAAATCGATTAGGGAGCTACAAAACGAGTAGTCCAAACTTGAAGaaccaaatgaacaaacaaaatgaagaaaaaatacaatcacaaaaaaataatgacctCAACAATGACGAATACAATCCTGAGCAAAGTATAAAACtcacagaagaagaagtacgCACTAGgctaaataatttaaaaggaaTTGTCTCTAAGAAAGATATGTATGTACTTTGGTTTAACTTCCATAATCACTTTGTACGAAGGTACTATGCCATGATGGAAAAAGTATGGATGAATGCAGAATCTTTTGCATCCCGCCATAACATCCCACAAGAAAATTTGCAAGAACTTTGGTCGAGAGTCTATGCCAATCTCGTTACTGAACTTAGGAAAAAGAGTAAAAGTTGCGTAAATGACTTTTACGATTTATTTGACAAAGGAGAGTGCACATCTGATGTGTACTTACCTTTCCtggagagaagaaagaaaatgtgGACCGATGATAGCAACATGATGAAGTTTCAGTGGTAA